AGCAGCAGTTATGGAGAAAGAACTAATAGTAAAAGAAAGGGAAACACTTGAAGTCTTGAAAGAACTCGAAAGTACCAAAAAGCTTGTGGAAAACTTGAAATCAAAGCTTCAGAATGAAGAATCTGAAGCGAATTTGAGGCTTCAGATGAGTGTCTGCGATAACGTATCTTCTGTCAAGGACATAGAAGAGGATAAGGAAAACCGAGCCAATCTTGTTCTTCAGCTTTCAAATGAAGGTTGTATTTCATCGTCTCCGGGTTCAATATTAATGGAACTGAAGCAGGCGAAACTGAACCTGAACAGGACTACAAATGATATCGCCGATGTGCGAGTTGCTGTGGAATTGCTTAACAAGAAGTTAGAGAAGGAAAGGATCTCCCTAGAGAAAACCCGTGAGAGGCTAACTCAGAATTCTTCAAAAATATCTTCACTTGAGGAAGAGCTAAACCAAACTAGAATTAAACTACAAGTTGCGAAAGATGCTGAAATTAAGGGCAGTTTAGATGATCCTTCCGATATCACAAAAGAGCTACAGAGATTGAGTTCTGAGGCAGATCATTTCAAGAAAATGGGAGAAGCAGCGAGATCAGAAGTCATGAGAGCAATGTCTGAGATTGAGCAGACCAAGGCTATGATAAGAACTGCCGAGATCAGGTTGGTTGCTGCCAGGAAAATGAAGGAAGCAGCTATAGCAGCCGAAGATGCCGCGCTCGCAGAAATCAAAGCCTTATCACATGGTAGTTCACCCGGAGATTGTGAACCAAAGCACGATGGGATTACTCTTTCCTTTGAGGAGTACACTGCCCTTACTGCCAAAGCTCGAGATGCCGAGGAGCATTCCAAGAAGAGAATCGTTGATGCTATGCTTCTAGTTGACGAAGCAAACTTATCGAAAATGGACATCTTGAAAAGGGTAGAGGAGGCAACAGAAGAAGTTAAAACCAGCAAGAAGGCCTTAGAGGAAGCTTTGGAGAGGGTAGAAGCTGCAAATAGAGGAAAGCTAGAAGTTGAAGAGGCTCTAAGGAAGTGGCGGTCCGATGGTCACAAAAGGCGTTCTTCTATACACAACTCTGCCAAATTCAAGAATTCATACCCGTCTCACCTCCGTCGAGATTCGCGTTTGCTCGACGTGAATGGGATAAATTTGGAAAACAATGAAGTGAATCCTGTTCTAAACCCAACCCTATCCATAGGACAGATATTGAGCCGGAAGTTAATGGTGCCAGATGATTTTGAGGCCAGGAGAAGCTCGGCCGAAGCAAGGAGAAGCTCGGCAAAACGGAAGGTGTCGCTTGGTCAGATGCTTGGCAAACATAGTTATTATGACCCAGATCAACCTTTTGACAGGCAAGTTGAGAAAGAAAATGGTCATCATCCACAGTTCTCTTCTgcaaagagaaagaaatttGGGTTTGCTAGATTCTCTCTTCTTTTGACaaagcaacaaaagaaaaagaagccaATGCTGAACTTGAGGTGAATCAGTATCATTTGGTGGCAATCTCTTGTTTGAAGACAGAAAAATATGAGAAATGTACTTGGTCTTTCAATTACTGTTTGTTGTTTTTACCTTGATTGGTTTGAAATCCTTGCTATGTATACTACTAACTAGTGTTTTCTTTCTTACCCTTGGCTTGCTATGTATGCTACTTGTAGAGATGATTTGTATGAATTCTTTAACTCTTGTAAGCTGGTGTTATATAGTTTCCATGTTCCTAAAGAACagtcttttctttttcccttctttttaATCTATATACAAAGTTAATAGTTATACTATATTGGCATCAAGTAGCCTTGGGAACTATATATGATTTCAAGAAGTACttaattttgattcatttgCCACTCTTTTGAACCAAGTTTTATTGTAATTATTGGTTTCATAGAATTATTGTTGGTTTTTTAGAATATTTCTTAGTTAAACCACTTTGAAGACCAGAATGCTTCCCTATTTTAAtgtgtgttttttatttaatcagATGTTCCATCCAATCGAtgtattgttttaatttttttttattttttttgtgactaaatagaaaagaaagaaaaaaaaatagagacagCCAAATTAATTGGCTAGATTCATATCTAAATCTATTAGATGTTGAAGCTCACTCCATGGTTGGCTCCAATTCGAATGAATGTCCGCACCAGAAGCAGCCATACAATCTGCAACACTATTTGCATTTCTCTGAATTAAAAGAATAGAGATTCTCCAATTCCAATTCATAACCTCCTGTATATGCTTTGCCAAATTCCATTCCGGAATATATTTACCAAGTATTTTCTGGTTTATTAAGAAAAGAGTTTCTAAACAGTCTGTTTCACAAGTAACCTCACACTGCACACTTCGACTTTTCCACCTTTCAACCGACATCCATCAGGATTGCGAATGATACAACCAAAACCAGCATAGCCAAAAGGAGCAAAACAACTAGCATAAC
This sequence is a window from Arachis duranensis cultivar V14167 chromosome 2, aradu.V14167.gnm2.J7QH, whole genome shotgun sequence. Protein-coding genes within it:
- the LOC107475440 gene encoding WEB family protein At2g38370 yields the protein MELDGGGRAEIDTSAPFESVKEAVSRFGGLGYWKPVPNNSHILLQRQNEELDPGKLEEQAAVMEKELIVKERETLEVLKELESTKKLVENLKSKLQNEESEANLRLQMSVCDNVSSVKDIEEDKENRANLVLQLSNEGCISSSPGSILMELKQAKLNLNRTTNDIADVRVAVELLNKKLEKERISLEKTRERLTQNSSKISSLEEELNQTRIKLQVAKDAEIKGSLDDPSDITKELQRLSSEADHFKKMGEAARSEVMRAMSEIEQTKAMIRTAEIRLVAARKMKEAAIAAEDAALAEIKALSHGSSPGDCEPKHDGITLSFEEYTALTAKARDAEEHSKKRIVDAMLLVDEANLSKMDILKRVEEATEEVKTSKKALEEALERVEAANRGKLEVEEALRKWRSDGHKRRSSIHNSAKFKNSYPSHLRRDSRLLDVNGINLENNEVNPVLNPTLSIGQILSRKLMVPDDFEARRSSAEARRSSAKRKVSLGQMLGKHSYYDPDQPFDRQVEKENGHHPQFSSAKRKKFGFARFSLLLTKQQKKKKPMLNLR